The Mycolicibacterium parafortuitum nucleotide sequence TCAGGTGCGAGCGCAGGCATGACGACCGTCCCGCAACCGATGCAGGTGACCATCCCCGGTCACCTGTTCGGTCAGCTGCCGTTCTTCGACGTGGTCGACGACGAGGACACCGTGGTCGTCGACCTGCACAACCGGCCGGATCTGCGCAATGTCCGCGGCGCGCTGCAGGGCGGTCTGGTCGCGACGCTGATCGATGTCGCCGGCGGACGGCTCGCGGTCAAGTACGCGAGCTCGAATGCCGGCGCGGGCACGGCCGACATGACGATCCATTATCTGGCCCCGATCGTCGGGGGACCCGCGCGCGCGACGGCCACCCTGGTGCGGGCGGGCAGACGATTGGTCGTCGTCGCGGTCGACGTCGTCGACGTGGCCGCCGACCGGCTCGCCGCGCGCGCCACCCTGAGTTTCGCGCTGCTGGACGCGAAAGCGCCGGCTCAGCCGGGCACGGCCCCGTAGCGGGCGTCCGCGGCGCGGTCCAGCGCGACCGCGGGCTCGCCGTACGCCATCGCCCAGCCGCGCGCCCTGCGGTAGTACAGCTGGATGTCGCCTTCCATCCCGAATCCGTAGCCGCCGTGGATGTGCAGCGCGCGTTGCGTTGCGTCGCGCGCAGTTTCGTAGGCGAACGCGAATGCCATCGCGGCGAGCTCGGTGACCCGGCCCGGTTCGTCGGCGAACGCGCACGCCGCCTCGAACGCGAGCAGACGTGCGCCGTCGACAGCGGCCGCACTGTCCGCGAGCGGATGCGACACGGCCTGGAAGGCGCCGATCGGAGTGCCGAACGCGTGGCGCTGCTTGGCGTAGTCGACGCCGATCTCAAGGGCCTTCGCCGCAGCGCCCACCATCGCGGCCGCGGTCAGCGTGAGCCACAGGTCCACCGCATCCGAGAACAGCCGCACCGCGTCCGGGCCGTCGGCGAGCACGGTGACGCCCCCGTCCACCGCGCTGTCCACCGTGATGTCCGCGAGCGGCAACGAGCCGAGGTTGGCCACCTGGTCACGACTGCCGGCCGACGCGACCACCAGCCGGTCGCCGGCGAGCGCCACCACCGCGTCGGCGACCGCGCCGCCGGGAACCAGCACCAGCGCGTCCCCGCGGCTGGGGCGCGGGGCGAAGGTGACGACCTGGTCACCCGCCATCGCATCCGCCAGCAGGCCGGAGCCCGCGGCGGCGAGCACCCTGGCACCGACCTGCGCTTCGATCACCGGTGCCGATGCGACAGCCCGTCCGTACTGTTCGGCGATCAGGGCCAGTTCCAATTCCGAAGCGCCCCAGCCGCCGTCCGATTCGGCCACGGCCATCTCGACCGCACCCGTGTCCACCAGCGCGGCCCACAACTTCGCGTCGAATCCCAGGGGTTCGGCAGCCCGCACCCTCTCGGAGGTCGACTCGCGCGCGTACATCGCGGCAAACGATTCCACCAGCTGGCGCTGTTCGCCGGACAGGCTCAGGTCCACTGCGGCCCCCGTTCACATGCGAATATGATGCTTCTCAGTTTTGAGAGTATCATTACCGACCGGCCCTGCCGAACGCCCGGCCGACG carries:
- a CDS encoding PaaI family thioesterase — translated: MQVTIPGHLFGQLPFFDVVDDEDTVVVDLHNRPDLRNVRGALQGGLVATLIDVAGGRLAVKYASSNAGAGTADMTIHYLAPIVGGPARATATLVRAGRRLVVVAVDVVDVAADRLAARATLSFALLDAKAPAQPGTAP
- a CDS encoding acyl-CoA dehydrogenase, encoding MDLSLSGEQRQLVESFAAMYARESTSERVRAAEPLGFDAKLWAALVDTGAVEMAVAESDGGWGASELELALIAEQYGRAVASAPVIEAQVGARVLAAAGSGLLADAMAGDQVVTFAPRPSRGDALVLVPGGAVADAVVALAGDRLVVASAGSRDQVANLGSLPLADITVDSAVDGGVTVLADGPDAVRLFSDAVDLWLTLTAAAMVGAAAKALEIGVDYAKQRHAFGTPIGAFQAVSHPLADSAAAVDGARLLAFEAACAFADEPGRVTELAAMAFAFAYETARDATQRALHIHGGYGFGMEGDIQLYYRRARGWAMAYGEPAVALDRAADARYGAVPG